From the genome of Athalia rosae chromosome 3, iyAthRosa1.1, whole genome shotgun sequence:
GCGATAAAAAATAGCGCTGTTAAAGccgtaaaaaatttgtcagatATATTGTGTATCTCGATGTATTTCTTTACGATAGTATAATAGTTCAGCACAAGGTCAAGGTATACATTTCACGGTATCTGTTTCTCTCAAATTTTACTTCCGTCTGTTGAAATTCGTCGTTACGATCGAGATCGAGGATGAAATAAGCCCAAAGTCAATTCTCGACGCTCACGCtgtgcaattttttcgaaaactcagCGACCTCGATCGTcgaacaaacgaatgaaattgcCAACTTGAATTTTCGCGTGGGTTTCGACGCGTGGGTTACAACGATTATCCTTGATCCTGTACTGCGGTAGTCGTTCGACGACAAAAACAAAAGCTAATCGAAGCCCTTGCCCTATCGGCTCGGGCGTCTGTATTCTGTTTACAGCGGAAGCAGGAATGGCGGCGATAGCGGAACAGAAGCAACCGGAAGAGCGaacggaggaagaaaaaatggcgtTACTGGGGCGTCCCCGGCTCGGCGAGGTGTCGAGGGCTCAGGTGCGGATAAAGGAATCGAAAGAGTTCAAAAACACGGTCGACAAACTCGTCCAGAGAGCCAACGCCTCGATTCTACTCGGTGAGCGGAAATCCCATTTCACCATTCCGAATACGGTTAGAGGATATTGGTCCGCAAGTTTTTCCTCGCCCcgactttcaattttccagggagaaaaaaatttagtcacACGCCTTTATAAACATGAAAGCGTTTCGTGAATACGAACACGGTTCGACTTGGCTCCCGAATTTGACGACGAGTTACAGTTTCTTACTAACCACCGTACGATGATTTTCCCTTGGAATATAGGAGGAAACTTTACGAGGAAAGTTCGACTTCCGAAGTCCCGGGACTGTGGCCTGGCGAATCCCTATTATATGTCCAACAGTTTCCTAGATTTACACAcgtcgtataggtatacgctgAAGTAATATCCATATCGAGGGGTTAGTTTTCAAAGGCGAGCGAACGTACGGTGAGAGAGCTCGAGTGTTTGTCGATGGAAGATAAACTGGAGACTCTGGTACTTCGTTTCGCGATCCGCGCACATCGTTGATCttgggagaaattttcttctacttcttcttctcttcaacGTCTGCGATCACACGACGTTCGAAAGAAACATTTTAGTCGCACCGACTCTGAATATGATTCGATTTATCCGTCTGTATTTTAAAATGGAAATTTCTCCTGTCTTTCAACCATTTTACAAGGACTCCGTGAAATTATATCCGCAGGGGTTGCGAACAAAGAATCGTCGATCTAAAATGGACACGCGATGTTTTGTAATTTAGACTTTTATTCGTCGAGATTTCTTCCgatctcaattattttttttccacgtgatCTTTGTCACGCTACGACGAGATGTCTTCCAATGAAAACTCGACGCTGAATTGatcatcgatttttgaatCGATATACACCTGATATCGGGCGCAATCGCCCGGAGCCGTGTAATTTCTCGCCACCGATATAATCCCGAGGAAATCTAATCTCGAATCATTCGACCCTGACAAGCTTATCCCGCGCTAATCTCTTTATTAATCGGAAGTTTCAGGaaacaattttccaattcCATCGAGATCTGAACGTACTATACGGCTTGCCTATATCGCCCCTTCGTTCCCcgatatttgatatttttttctcatattttacgTCCACCGCGTTGCGGAATTTTCGCACCGTCACGTAACCACCCTTAATACCCGTTACGCTACCTGTGTGCGCTTTCCTCCTATACCTTTCTAAAAGCTGCAGCGCCCGTAACTCCGCGCGTTCCAACTTTTACCCGCGCGAGAAAACACAAACGTGCGAAAGTTTGTTTTAGTTTATCAACAAAGAGTTCTCGACCGCGAATCCCACTAGGAAATCCATCTCGATGGTTCATTCTCGTTTGCTTTCACCcccctatcttttttttttttttttttttttttttttggttcagaCCCCGACGCTGCCCCAGTTTGCCAGGGACACGCCCGGCCGGCGATATTCACGCCTATTTCACCCCTCCGCACACACGTGTAATATATTTCAAGGGCATCCCGGATGATCCGGCGCCTCGGGTACATAGTTTTCCTCCCATTCCTATTTGCTCTACTTTTTCCTCACATATCTGCAGCGATCCGTTGATCAAGGATAATCGGGCTCAGATCTTTGTTTGACTTTCCGTTGTGCGAGAAAACAAACTTTGCTCTAGTATTTgtgggaaaatattttgagaTCCTTTCTGGATTTCTTGAAAAAGCTGCGGCTTGAAGGTGAACACAAGCTGAGAAGTGCGTCCGCGGTCAGACAATCTTTTGGGAACAACGATGAGCCGTTTTTTTCACGCCAACTCAAGGAGAAGGACGTTACTGTTATGTGCATATACCGAGCGAAACCccagtaaaaattttacgtgaAAATCCATCGAGTAACCGTCCCGTACAACGGCAtatgggaaaataaaaaagagtcGGTCCGTTTCAGAAACGTGTTTTGAGAAGCGCTTTTGCCGCAGACGAAGTTGAAACAACAAAACTTCTGTTGGTAAGATATTATTTCTTCCGGGCAATggcgaaatgaaaatgaggtatatatacagggGGAAACGGTTCCACGAGCATTTCCGCCCAGCTGCACGCGAGTGGAGAGAGAACATCTAAAAAGGGATAATTTTACGTGGAAGGACTCGGATGTTGCCTAAGTCGTTATATTTCCAGAGGTCGTATAACTTTAAGGCGACCCGAGTGTATCTCAATTAACCTCATCCCACACTTTCTAACTTTATAGCctaatgaaaatttctgtttCTTATACCCGGGATACGGCCACCGCAAATTTGTTTATGTAGCTACGTTCGCCACACGCAGAAACAGCCGCGCAACCCTGAAATCAACTAGAGTCTCCTGCGTTCCATCTATCATCCGCTCTTCCTTCATCAATTCGGCTAACAATTTGATATGCACATTTCTGAATCCGAATAATATCCGCTCACACCGACGACGGGAACAAATCCTATTCGACATCGAGACGCGTGAAGATGTAGAATGGACATTGATCGATTTGCATAAACCGGTGTTATGTCGGTGCGGTTTTCCCAAACGGTATTCCCAAGTCTAAAATCGTAAAGAGAATCCAAACGTAGCTCAAACGTCGGTGAGAACACCACACAGGGTGCATCTCCAGTTCCTCAGATAGCCTATCAATGTTTACATTTTCCATGGAATTCAAACGAACGATCCAACGCGTCGCCTTCGTTCGACGCCCCATCCCGTGTGCTACCTACGTGTAACAACCCTTACCAACGTTGACGCGATAAAAAGTGGGTACTCGGCGCAACGGAGTAGGTACGACACCTAGATGCTTTATTATCCCTCCGCGGCATCTGTACGCCGGCACGTACGGTCGATGAAATTTGCAAGTGGCCATTGCGAAGGATGCGGTAAACGATGGTACGACGTGTATTTTTTGTCCAGGTACCAGTTCGTGGAAGGAGCAATTCACGGAAGCTTTGACCGTCAGCGGCGATGGTGCGGGCGACGAACAGGACGGCGAGGGCGGAGGTAGCCAACCAACATCACCGAGCACCATGGACTACTTCATGCACTGGCTTACCATGTTCTGGAAACTTCTCTTCGCCTTCGTTCCACCGACAGGTCAGTGATTCCCGCTTACAAATTACGCTCTACGGCGGTCTTCGTTTCAAACTTTTCTCGCGTTTGGAAAAGGCCTCGGATTAATATATTGCGGTGCTCTTCAACGCATTtcttttgaaatgaaaactcGGTTCCGTCAAAAAGCGGCGGTCtttggtcgtttttttttttgtttcttttattataaaattcaatcaaccCACATACACGCGACATTTATTTTATGGAAGGTCACAGACACtgtacctaacctaacctcaTGTAGCATACAAATAGAATACGCTGCACTTTTTTGATAAAAGAACGAACAATATTCGACGGGAAAAATGCCTGGACAAGTTCAAGGTCGTCTTCTTCGTTTATACGGGAAGTTCGGATTCGTTACCCTGTAGAATAAGCGTCATAGTTTCCGGGACCTTCGAAAACCAACGCGCGCTGATGACGGCTAATGGGTTTTCCGTTAGCGAGAGGATACGCAGATTTGGCATTTTGTTGATCCGGATGTTTTCGATGTTCGTGAACTGGTTGTTGTTGAGATTGAGGGTCTTCAGGGATCCGGATGTGGGTAAAGCGTCTTCGGGGATCATCGAGAGGTCGTTACCAGCCAAAGAGAGAACTTCCAACTTGGATAGTTCGGAAAGAAGCTGGTTATCGAGGCTGGATATTCCGGTGTAATTGAGCGTAAGCTGTTTCAGAGATGCcaagttggaaaaaatgtcGCCAGCGATGGTCGAAAGTTCGTTGCTTTCGAGATGCAGGATCTCCAGATTTACCAGACCCCCGAACGCGTGTCTTATGCCGTTCGTTAGGATATTATTGTGCTGCAGATAGAGGAAACGCAGCGACTGCAAATTGTCGAATGTCCCGTTTCTTATttccgaaataaaatttctagaAAGATCGAGGGTCACCAAATTCGGGGTCTCGCTAAAGGAGTCCACCTCCATCTTGGTAATCGTATTGTTACGGAGagacaatttttccaatttagaATTGGCTAACTTGAGGAAACGTCCTTCGCAGTACGAGCGGCACACCGATTGGATGTCGTTACCGTCCAGACGAAGTGTCGAGAGGTTCGGCAGGAGCGACGCGTCGAATTTATGAACACAAGATTGCGTGAAATGGAGACCGTTCAGAGCCGgagcgaattttttcaaattcgaaaccTCCTCCTCGTTCAAATCCAGCATCGGATTGCGACAAAGATGGAGTTCGGTCAAATTCGGAAGTCCGCCGGAAACGAAACTCAAATGTTCGagatcattattttcaacgaatagGTGCGTGAGCCTCGGCAAAAGCGAATCGAACCTCAAAGTGCAGGTGAGAATTCCGCGGTCAAAAAGTACCGGTCGAA
Proteins encoded in this window:
- the LOC125500184 gene encoding leucine-rich repeat-containing protein 15-like → MWNTKVLLVQVLLAVGISAATSLSSAESSGEDSSSMSRECPLEDQVNLSLNLGGIGISHLPDGFIQNEFVTRLNLDGNRINHVTSATFSHLPRLRHLSLADNMIPSLDLGAFAELKNLETLNLNDNCRSPSVRQDITFVRSDFMSRAIIRPVLFDRGILTCTLRFDSLLPRLTHLFVENNDLEHLSFVSGGLPNLTELHLCRNPMLDLNEEEVSNLKKFAPALNGLHFTQSCVHKFDASLLPNLSTLRLDGNDIQSVCRSYCEGRFLKLANSKLEKLSLRNNTITKMEVDSFSETPNLVTLDLSRNFISEIRNGTFDNLQSLRFLYLQHNNILTNGIRHAFGGLVNLEILHLESNELSTIAGDIFSNLASLKQLTLNYTGISSLDNQLLSELSKLEVLSLAGNDLSMIPEDALPTSGSLKTLNLNNNQFTNIENIRINKMPNLRILSLTENPLAVISARWFSKVPETMTLILQGNESELPV